Proteins from one Salinispora arenicola genomic window:
- a CDS encoding TetR family transcriptional regulator: MLDACAELVDEVGYEGLTTTLLAERAEVAIGSVYQFFPDKRAIVQALTLRTMESYLQRLDERFASDDLTHWWDGVDAAIDEYITMHRTVPGFRTLHFGDVVDLHLLDEQRDNNGVIADQLARVLTERFGLTDVPELQFFLEIAVEGADALIKLAFRRQQEGDDRVLVEAKALIREYLYRQVDARQGVDLPVEVAQPA, encoded by the coding sequence ATGCTGGACGCCTGTGCGGAGCTCGTCGACGAGGTGGGGTACGAGGGGCTGACCACGACGCTGCTCGCCGAGCGCGCCGAGGTGGCGATCGGGTCGGTCTACCAGTTCTTCCCGGACAAGCGGGCGATCGTGCAGGCGTTGACCCTGCGCACGATGGAGTCGTATCTTCAGCGGCTCGACGAGAGGTTCGCCTCCGACGACCTGACCCACTGGTGGGACGGGGTCGACGCGGCAATCGACGAGTACATCACGATGCACCGCACCGTTCCCGGGTTCCGTACCCTGCACTTCGGCGACGTGGTCGACCTGCACCTGCTCGATGAGCAGCGGGACAACAACGGGGTGATCGCGGACCAACTGGCCCGCGTCCTCACCGAACGCTTCGGACTCACCGACGTCCCCGAGCTCCAGTTCTTTCTCGAGATCGCAGTCGAGGGCGCCGACGCGCTCATCAAACTGGCATTCCGCCGTCAACAAGAGGGTGACGATCGGGTGCTCGTCGAAGCGAAGGCCCTGATCCGGGAGTACCTGTACCGGCAGGTCGACGCTCGTCAGGGCGTGGACCTGCCGGTGGAGGTGGCCCAGCCAGCCTGA